A window of Vigna unguiculata cultivar IT97K-499-35 chromosome 4, ASM411807v1, whole genome shotgun sequence contains these coding sequences:
- the LOC114181826 gene encoding oxalate--CoA ligase-like has translation METASTLTAFLRHVAAKFPSRRALSVAAKFDLTHSRLHQLVESAAQRLLAAGIKPGDVVALTFPNTVEFVIMFLAVIRVRATAAPLNSAYTAEEFEFYLTDSESKLLLTSSEGNNAAQAAASKLNIAHATASVTQAENNEAELSLSLSQSDSVNSVDSVESVVNDPDDVALFLHTSGTTSRPKGVPLTQHNLLSSVQNIKSVYRLTESDSTVIVLPLFHVHGLIAGLLSSLAAGAAVALPAAGRFSASSFWKDMVKYNATWYTAVPTIHQIILDRHANNPEPVYPRLRFIRSCSASLAPVILGKLEEAFGAPVLEAYAMTEASHLMASNPLPQDGPHKAGSVGKPVGQEMVILDQTGRVQEAEVSGEVCIRGPNVTKGYKNNVDANTAAFEFGWFHTGDVGYLDSDGYLHLVGRIKELINRGGEKISPIEVDAVLLSHPDIAQAVAFGAPDAKYGEEIYCAVIPREGSNVDEAEVLRYSKKNLASFKVPKKVFITDSLPKTATGKILRRLVGEHFVSQI, from the exons ATGGAAACCGCATCCACACTCACCGCCTTCCTCCGTCATGTCGCCGCCAAGTTCCCCTCCCGACGAGCGCTCTCCGTCGCTGCCAAATTTGACCTCACCCACTCCCGCCTCCACCAGCTGGTGGAATCCGCCGCCCAACGGTTGCTCGCCGCCGGAATCAAACCCGGCGATGTCGTCGCCCTCACGTTCCCGAACACCGTCGAG TTTGTTATCATGTTTCTAGCTGTTATTCGAGTACGCGCCACAGCTGCGCCGTTGAACTCGGCTTACACAGCCGAAGAGTTCGAGTTTTATTTAACGGATTCTGAGTCCAAGCTTCTCCTAACATCTTCAGAAGGAAACAACGCAGCTCAAGCCGCAGCTTCAAAACTCAACATAGCTCACGCCACTGCTTCGGTAACCCAAGCCGAGAATAATGAAGCCGAGCTGAGTCTCTCGCTGAGTCAATCCGACTCGGTTAACTCGGTCGATTCCGTTGAGTCAGTGGTTAACGATCCTGATGACGTGGCGCTTTTCCTTCACACCTCCGGTACCACAAGCCGACCCAAGGGAGTGCCGCTCACTCAGCACAACTTGCTCTCTTCGGTACAGAACATTAAATCGGTGTACCGACTCACTGAGTCTGACTCGACGGTGATTGTGCTTCCGCTTTTTCACGTGCACGGTTTGATTGCGGGGTTGCTAAGTTCCCTCGCGGCCGGTGCGGCGGTGGCGCTGCCGGCAGCGGGGAGGTTCTCCGCATCGTCGTTCTGGAAAGACATGGTGAAGTACAACGCCACGTGGTACACTGCGGTCCCCACCATACACCAGATTATATTGGACCGCCACGCGAACAACCCCGAACCGGTATACCCGCGGCTCCGGTTCATCCGAAGCTGCAGCGCGTCGCTGGCACCGGTTATTTTGGGTAAACTCGAGGAGGCTTTCGGTGCGCCGGTGTTGGAGGCTTATGCGATGACGGAAGCGTCGCATCTCATGGCTTCGAACCCTTTGCCGCAAGATGGGCCACACAAGGCCGGGTCGGTTGGAAAGCCCGTGGGCCAAGAAATGGTTATTTTGGACCAGACGGGTCGGGTTCAAGAGGCTGAAGTTAGCGGAGAAGTCTGCATTCGTGGCCCCAATGTTACGAAAGGGTATAAAAATAATGTGGATGCCAATACGGCGGCGTTTGAGTTTGGTTGGTTCCACACCGGTGATGTTGGCTACTTGGATTCTGATGGTTATTTGCATCTCGTAGGTCGCATCAAGGAACTCATCAACCGTGGAg gcGAAAAGATATCACCAATTGAAGTTGATGCTGTTCTGCTTTCACATCCGGACATTGCACAAGCAGTTGCTTTCGGAGCGCCTGATGCCAAGTACGGTGAAGAG ATATATTGTGCGGTGATCCCAAGAGAAGGATCAAATGTTGACGAGGCAGAGGTGCTAAGATATAGCAAGAAGAATCTTGCATCCTTCAAAGTTCCGAAAAAGGTGTTCATTACTGATTCTTTGCCCAAGACTGCCACCGGAAAGATTTTGCGTCGTCTTGTGGGAGAACACtttgtttctcaaatttga